One segment of Streptomyces sp. NBC_00576 DNA contains the following:
- the secA gene encoding preprotein translocase subunit SecA: MSVLSKIMRAGEGKILRKLHRIADQVNSIEEDFVDLSDAELRALTDEYKQRYADGESLDDLLPEAFATVREAAKRALGQRHYDVQIMGGAALHLGYVAEMKTGEGKTLVGTLPTYLNALSGDGVHLITVNDYLAERDSEMMGRVHKFLGLTVGCILANMTPAQRREQYACDITYGTNNEFGFDYLRDNMAWSQDELVQRGHNFAVVDEVDSILIDEARTPLIISGPADQATKWYGDFAKLVTRLKRGETGNPLKGIEETGDYDVDEKKRTVAIHESGVAKVEDWLGIDNLYESVNTPLVGYLNNAIKAKELFKNDKDYVVIDGEVMIVDEHTGRILAGRRYNEGMHQAIEAKEGVDIKDENQTLATITLQNFFRLYDKLSGMTGTAMTEAAEFHQIYKLGVVPIPTNRDMVRKDQSDLIYRTEVAKFEAVVDDIAEKHEKGQPILVGTTSVEKSEYLSQQLSKRGIQHEVLNAKQHDREATIVAQAGRKGAVTVATNMAGRGTDIKLGGNPDDLAEAELRQRGLDPEEHIEEWAAALPAALERAEKAVKAEFEEVKDLGGLYVLGTERHESRRIDNQLRGRSGRQGDPGESRFYLSLGDDLMRLFKAQMVERVMSMANVPDDVPIENKMVTRAIASAQSQVETQNFETRKNVLKYDEVLNRQREVIYGERRRVLEGEDLHEQVQHFMDDTIDAYIGAETADGFAEEWDVDRLWGAFKQLYPVKVTVDELEEAAGDRAGLTAEFISESIKDDIHDQYASREEQLGSEIMRELERRVVLSVLDRKWREHLYEMDYLQEGIGLRAMAQKDPLVEYQREGFDMFTAMMEGIKEESVGYLFNLEVQVEQQVEEVPVADAKPSLDKGAEDSVPAQAGAGSRPEIRAKGLDAPQRPDRLHFSAPTVDGEGGIVEGDFVGDDDEVRSEADGLTRAERRKQQRSGRRRKK, from the coding sequence GTGTCCGTCCTCTCAAAGATCATGCGTGCAGGCGAAGGCAAAATCCTGCGCAAGCTGCACCGCATCGCGGACCAGGTCAACTCCATCGAAGAGGACTTCGTCGACCTCTCCGACGCCGAGCTGCGGGCCCTCACCGATGAGTACAAGCAGCGGTACGCCGACGGTGAGAGCTTGGACGACCTGCTGCCCGAGGCCTTCGCCACCGTGCGCGAGGCCGCCAAGCGCGCCCTCGGCCAGCGTCACTACGACGTGCAGATCATGGGCGGCGCCGCGCTTCACCTCGGCTATGTCGCCGAGATGAAGACCGGTGAGGGCAAGACCCTGGTCGGCACGCTTCCCACGTATCTGAACGCCCTCTCCGGAGACGGCGTCCACCTCATCACGGTCAACGACTACCTGGCCGAGCGCGACTCCGAGATGATGGGTCGCGTCCACAAGTTCCTGGGCCTGACTGTCGGCTGCATCCTCGCCAACATGACGCCGGCCCAGCGGCGTGAGCAGTACGCCTGCGACATCACGTACGGCACGAACAACGAGTTCGGCTTCGACTACCTGCGCGACAACATGGCGTGGTCCCAGGACGAACTCGTCCAGCGCGGCCACAACTTCGCCGTTGTCGACGAGGTCGACTCGATCCTCATCGACGAGGCCCGTACGCCGCTGATCATCTCCGGCCCGGCCGACCAGGCCACCAAGTGGTACGGCGACTTCGCCAAGCTGGTCACGCGCCTCAAGCGCGGCGAGACGGGCAACCCCCTCAAGGGCATCGAGGAGACCGGCGACTACGACGTCGACGAGAAGAAGCGCACCGTCGCCATCCACGAGTCGGGTGTCGCCAAGGTCGAGGACTGGCTGGGCATCGACAACCTGTACGAGTCGGTGAACACGCCGCTGGTGGGCTACCTGAACAACGCCATCAAGGCCAAGGAGCTCTTCAAGAACGACAAGGACTACGTCGTCATCGACGGCGAAGTCATGATCGTCGACGAGCACACCGGCCGTATCCTCGCCGGCCGCCGCTACAACGAGGGCATGCACCAGGCGATCGAGGCGAAGGAAGGGGTGGACATCAAGGACGAGAACCAGACCCTCGCCACTATCACCCTGCAGAACTTCTTCCGTCTCTACGACAAGCTCTCCGGTATGACCGGTACGGCCATGACCGAGGCCGCCGAGTTCCACCAGATCTACAAGCTCGGTGTCGTCCCGATCCCGACCAACCGTGACATGGTCCGCAAGGACCAGTCCGACCTGATCTACCGCACCGAGGTCGCGAAGTTCGAGGCGGTTGTCGACGACATCGCCGAGAAGCACGAGAAGGGTCAGCCGATCCTCGTCGGCACGACCTCGGTGGAGAAGTCCGAGTACCTGTCGCAGCAGCTCTCGAAGCGCGGCATCCAGCACGAAGTGCTGAACGCCAAGCAGCACGACCGGGAGGCGACCATCGTCGCCCAGGCCGGCCGCAAGGGCGCCGTCACGGTCGCCACCAACATGGCCGGCCGTGGTACGGACATCAAGCTCGGCGGCAACCCCGACGACCTCGCCGAGGCGGAGCTGCGGCAGCGCGGCCTCGACCCCGAGGAGCACATCGAGGAGTGGGCCGCGGCCCTGCCGGCCGCCCTGGAGCGGGCCGAGAAGGCCGTGAAGGCCGAGTTCGAGGAGGTCAAGGACCTCGGCGGGCTCTACGTCCTCGGCACCGAGCGGCACGAGTCCCGACGGATCGACAACCAGCTGCGCGGTCGTTCCGGACGGCAGGGCGACCCCGGCGAGTCGCGGTTCTACCTCTCCCTCGGTGACGATCTCATGCGGCTGTTCAAGGCCCAGATGGTCGAGCGAGTCATGTCGATGGCGAACGTCCCGGACGACGTACCGATCGAGAACAAGATGGTCACCCGTGCCATCGCGTCCGCCCAGTCGCAGGTCGAGACGCAGAACTTCGAGACCCGCAAGAACGTCCTCAAGTACGACGAGGTCCTCAACCGGCAGCGCGAGGTCATCTATGGCGAGCGGCGCCGCGTCCTGGAGGGCGAGGACCTGCACGAGCAGGTCCAGCACTTCATGGACGACACCATCGATGCCTACATCGGCGCGGAGACGGCCGACGGCTTCGCCGAGGAGTGGGACGTGGACCGGCTGTGGGGCGCCTTCAAGCAGCTCTACCCGGTGAAGGTCACCGTCGACGAGCTGGAGGAGGCGGCGGGCGACCGGGCCGGGCTGACCGCCGAGTTCATCTCCGAGTCGATCAAGGACGACATTCACGACCAGTACGCGTCGCGTGAGGAGCAGCTCGGCTCCGAGATCATGCGTGAGCTGGAGCGTCGGGTCGTGCTGTCGGTCCTCGACCGCAAGTGGCGCGAGCACCTCTACGAGATGGACTACCTCCAGGAGGGCATCGGTCTGCGCGCCATGGCGCAGAAGGACCCGCTGGTCGAGTACCAGCGCGAGGGCTTCGACATGTTCACCGCGATGATGGAGGGCATCAAGGAGGAGTCCGTCGGCTACCTGTTCAACCTGGAGGTCCAGGTCGAGCAGCAGGTCGAGGAGGTCCCGGTCGCGGACGCCAAGCCGTCGCTGGACAAGGGTGCCGAGGACTCGGTGCCGGCGCAGGCGGGTGCCGGTTCCCGGCCCGAGATCCGTGCCAAGGGGCTCGACGCCCCGCAGCGGCCGGACCGGCTGCACTTCTCCGCCCCGACCGTGGACGGCGAGGGCGGCATCGTCGAGGGCGACTTCGTCGGGGACGACGACGAGGTGCGGTCCGAGGCGGACGGGCTCACGCGCGCGGAGCGGCGCAAGCAGCAGCGGAGCGGGCGTCGGCGTAAGAAGTGA
- a CDS encoding GNAT family N-acetyltransferase — MDPVTLTTARLFLRTVGPHDTDAVYAAVQDADIQRWTTIPSPYLPEHARGFTSQLVPDGWADGSMFTFGVFLPEGEELVGMLALTMRSLGVSEVGFWADKAHRGNGYITEATITASRWAFTHLSVDRVEWRAEVGNTASRTAAERAGFTMEGTLRSAINNKGVRRDCWVASLLPSDLGLPSTAPYTPSRPAN, encoded by the coding sequence ATGGACCCCGTCACGCTCACCACGGCCCGCCTGTTCCTGCGCACCGTCGGCCCACACGACACGGACGCCGTGTACGCCGCGGTGCAGGACGCCGACATCCAGCGCTGGACGACGATCCCGTCGCCCTACCTCCCCGAACACGCCCGCGGGTTCACCTCCCAGCTGGTGCCCGACGGCTGGGCGGACGGCTCGATGTTCACGTTCGGCGTCTTCCTCCCCGAAGGGGAGGAGCTGGTGGGCATGCTCGCCCTGACCATGCGCTCCCTGGGGGTCAGCGAAGTCGGTTTCTGGGCCGACAAGGCCCACCGCGGCAACGGCTACATCACAGAAGCCACGATCACCGCCTCCCGCTGGGCCTTCACCCATCTGTCGGTGGACCGCGTGGAGTGGAGGGCCGAAGTCGGCAACACGGCGTCCCGAACAGCAGCGGAACGAGCCGGCTTCACCATGGAGGGCACCCTGCGCTCAGCAATCAACAACAAGGGAGTACGCCGGGACTGCTGGGTGGCCTCCCTACTCCCCTCAGACCTCGGCCTCCCCTCAACGGCCCCCTACACCCCCAGCCGCCCCGCCAACTGA
- a CDS encoding winged helix-turn-helix domain-containing protein, translating into MTSSPPNPTPHTKLSADEARRIALRAQGFLGTPNRKAGVRGILRHLGAVQLDTISVLARSHELIPYARLGAIPRKKIEDAYWNPTSTTPQTTTPTPTSTSTPAPTFTPAPHPHAFEYWSHAACILPAEEWPHFAFRRRAYRSRPHWNHDLPPDVYDQVVKQLRTQGPLTATELGGAKRTSEWWDWSGTKVAVERALMYGEVVCVERRGWKRVYDLAERAIPDTLLHDDLDDTECLRRLVRLAAQSLGVGTRADIADYHRLKAEQVDAVIADSGLVPVTVEGWGKPAWADPAALATPPRGRHRTTLLSPFDSLIWERARTERIFGFTHRLEAYVPKPKRVHGYFAMPVLAGGHLVGRVDPAREGNTLVARQVTLNGPKAVPAVAQALLEAASWVNCTNVRVERVDAPDLRTPLTRELAQALG; encoded by the coding sequence ATGACGAGCAGCCCGCCCAACCCCACCCCCCACACCAAACTCTCCGCCGACGAAGCCCGCCGAATCGCCCTACGGGCCCAGGGCTTCCTGGGCACCCCCAACCGCAAGGCAGGCGTCCGCGGCATCCTCCGACACCTGGGCGCGGTCCAGCTCGACACGATCTCCGTACTCGCCCGCTCCCACGAACTCATCCCGTACGCCCGCCTGGGCGCCATACCCCGCAAAAAAATCGAAGACGCCTACTGGAACCCGACGTCAACGACCCCCCAAACAACAACCCCCACCCCCACCTCAACCTCCACCCCAGCCCCAACCTTCACCCCAGCCCCCCACCCCCACGCCTTCGAATACTGGTCGCACGCCGCCTGCATCCTCCCCGCGGAGGAATGGCCCCACTTCGCCTTCCGCCGCCGCGCCTACCGCTCCCGGCCCCACTGGAACCACGACCTCCCGCCCGATGTCTACGACCAGGTCGTCAAACAACTCCGCACGCAAGGCCCCCTCACCGCAACGGAGTTGGGCGGCGCGAAACGCACCAGCGAATGGTGGGACTGGTCCGGCACCAAGGTCGCTGTCGAACGCGCCCTGATGTACGGCGAGGTGGTGTGCGTGGAGCGCCGGGGCTGGAAGCGGGTGTACGACCTCGCCGAGCGCGCCATCCCGGACACACTGCTGCACGACGACCTCGACGACACCGAATGCCTGCGCCGCCTGGTCCGCCTCGCGGCCCAGTCCCTGGGCGTCGGCACCCGCGCGGACATCGCCGACTACCACCGTCTCAAGGCAGAGCAGGTCGACGCGGTGATCGCGGACTCGGGTCTGGTCCCCGTCACGGTCGAAGGCTGGGGCAAACCGGCCTGGGCCGACCCGGCAGCCCTGGCGACGCCCCCGCGCGGCCGCCACCGCACGACCCTGCTGTCCCCCTTCGACTCCCTGATCTGGGAACGGGCCCGCACAGAACGGATCTTCGGTTTCACCCACCGCCTGGAGGCCTACGTCCCCAAGCCGAAGCGCGTGCACGGCTACTTCGCGATGCCGGTCCTCGCCGGCGGCCACCTCGTAGGACGAGTGGACCCTGCCCGGGAGGGCAACACCCTGGTGGCCAGACAGGTCACTCTGAACGGCCCCAAGGCGGTCCCTGCGGTGGCCCAGGCCCTGCTGGAGGCAGCAAGCTGGGTGAACTGCACGAACGTACGAGTGGAACGGGTGGACGCCCCTGACCTGCGCACCCCCCTGACAAGGGAACTGGCCCAGGCCCTCGGATAA
- a CDS encoding response regulator transcription factor, whose product MADSFGPMQVDHADDGVTGMGPDAGTSRKEPIRVLVVDDHALFRRGLEIVLAAEEDIQVVGEAGDGAEAVDKAADLLPDIVLMDVRMPKRGGIEACTSIKEVAPSAKIIMLTISDEEADLYEAIKAGATGYLLKEISTDEVATAIRAVADGQSQISPSMASKLLTEFKSMIQRTDERRLVPAPRLTERELEVLKLVATGMNNRDIAKELFISENTVKNHVRNILEKLQLHSRMEAVVYAMREKILEIR is encoded by the coding sequence ATGGCGGACAGCTTCGGACCGATGCAGGTCGACCATGCCGACGACGGCGTCACCGGCATGGGCCCGGACGCGGGCACCTCGCGCAAGGAGCCGATCAGAGTCCTTGTCGTGGACGACCATGCCCTCTTCCGTCGTGGACTGGAGATCGTGCTCGCGGCCGAGGAGGACATCCAGGTCGTCGGCGAGGCGGGGGACGGTGCGGAGGCTGTCGACAAGGCAGCCGATCTGCTGCCCGACATCGTCCTGATGGACGTACGGATGCCGAAGCGCGGGGGGATCGAGGCCTGCACCTCCATCAAGGAGGTCGCGCCCAGCGCCAAGATCATCATGCTGACGATCAGCGATGAGGAAGCCGATCTGTACGAAGCGATCAAGGCGGGTGCGACCGGTTATCTCCTCAAGGAGATCTCCACCGACGAGGTGGCCACGGCCATTCGCGCCGTGGCCGACGGGCAGTCGCAGATCAGCCCCTCCATGGCGTCGAAACTCCTCACCGAATTCAAGTCGATGATCCAGCGGACGGACGAGCGGCGGCTGGTGCCCGCGCCGCGGCTCACGGAGCGCGAGCTGGAAGTGCTCAAGCTGGTCGCCACCGGGATGAACAACCGGGATATCGCCAAAGAGCTGTTCATCTCCGAGAACACCGTGAAGAACCATGTGCGCAACATCCTGGAGAAGCTGCAGCTGCACTCCAGGATGGAGGCGGTGGTCTACGCGATGCGGGAGAAGATCCTCGAGATCCGGTAG
- the hpf gene encoding ribosome hibernation-promoting factor, HPF/YfiA family gives MDIVVKGRKTEVPERFRKHVAEKLKLDRIQKLDGKVISLDVEVSKEPNPRQADRSDRVEITLHSRGPVIRAEAAASDPYAALDLAADKLEARLRKQHDKRYTRRGAGRLTAAEVADHVPDAATLNGNGHPVHEEDADGVPVKRIGSLEVKGEGPLIVREKTHVASPMTLDQALYEMELVGHDFYLFVDSETKEPSVVYRRHAYDYGVIHLNTDPMVAHQAHAPAAGGTLGG, from the coding sequence GTGGACATCGTCGTCAAGGGACGCAAGACCGAGGTGCCCGAGCGGTTCCGGAAGCACGTGGCCGAGAAGCTGAAGCTGGACAGGATCCAGAAGCTCGACGGCAAGGTGATCAGCCTCGACGTCGAGGTATCCAAGGAGCCCAACCCCCGGCAGGCCGACCGCTCCGACCGAGTGGAGATCACGCTTCACTCCCGCGGTCCGGTGATCCGGGCGGAAGCAGCGGCAAGCGACCCGTACGCGGCACTCGACCTCGCGGCGGACAAGCTCGAGGCCCGGCTGCGCAAGCAGCACGACAAGCGTTACACCCGCCGAGGCGCCGGCCGGCTGACAGCCGCCGAGGTCGCTGACCACGTCCCGGACGCGGCAACGCTGAACGGCAATGGTCACCCCGTCCACGAGGAAGACGCGGACGGCGTGCCCGTGAAGAGGATCGGCTCGCTGGAAGTGAAGGGCGAAGGCCCCCTCATCGTCCGCGAGAAGACCCACGTCGCCTCCCCGATGACGCTTGACCAGGCTCTCTACGAGATGGAACTGGTCGGGCACGACTTCTATCTGTTCGTCGACTCCGAGACCAAGGAACCGAGTGTCGTCTACCGGCGACACGCCTACGACTACGGCGTGATCCACCTCAACACGGACCCGATGGTCGCCCACCAGGCGCACGCCCCCGCGGCGGGTGGCACGCTGGGTGGCTGA
- a CDS encoding ComF family protein gives MRGWWRDLSDLVLPAECGGCGMPRTVLCPECRAALNGAVPSRVRPVPEPLGLPVVYAATRYEDEVRAVVLAHKERGALALAGPLGTALAGAVRAGLDGALPGRTGVLLVPVPSARRAVRARGHDPARRIALAAAGELRGSGTQARVLAVLRQRRVVADQAGLNSRQRLDNLAGALSVVPGGGQLLAGAGAVVLVDDLMTTGASLSEAARAVREAVGCGEAGGAEWAGEMGDVRRVRNVVYSDAGREGRGQRGTGTTAAGVERRPGMSGIAAAGAFGGVICAAVVAATPDSFEINWN, from the coding sequence ATGCGGGGCTGGTGGCGGGACCTCAGTGACTTGGTGCTGCCGGCCGAGTGCGGAGGCTGCGGGATGCCTCGCACGGTGCTCTGCCCGGAGTGCCGTGCCGCCTTGAACGGGGCCGTTCCGAGCCGGGTGCGACCGGTGCCTGAGCCGCTCGGGCTGCCGGTGGTGTACGCGGCGACCCGGTACGAGGACGAGGTGCGTGCGGTAGTCCTCGCGCACAAGGAAAGGGGTGCGCTGGCACTCGCGGGGCCGCTCGGGACGGCGCTGGCGGGAGCTGTGCGGGCAGGGCTCGACGGGGCCCTGCCCGGTCGTACGGGCGTGCTGCTCGTTCCTGTGCCGTCCGCGCGGCGGGCTGTACGGGCGCGAGGGCATGATCCGGCCCGGCGGATCGCGCTCGCCGCGGCGGGTGAGCTGCGTGGTTCCGGTACGCAGGCCCGGGTGCTGGCGGTGCTGCGGCAGCGCCGGGTCGTGGCTGATCAGGCGGGCCTCAACTCCCGGCAGCGGCTGGACAACCTCGCCGGTGCGCTGAGCGTGGTCCCCGGGGGCGGGCAGCTGCTCGCGGGTGCGGGTGCGGTCGTCCTGGTCGACGATCTGATGACGACCGGAGCCTCGCTTTCCGAGGCCGCGCGTGCCGTGCGGGAAGCGGTCGGGTGCGGAGAGGCGGGAGGGGCCGAATGGGCGGGAGAGATGGGGGACGTGAGAAGAGTGAGAAACGTCGTGTACTCGGACGCGGGGCGGGAAGGCAGAGGGCAGCGGGGGACGGGAACCACGGCCGCGGGCGTGGAGCGGAGGCCAGGGATGTCGGGAATCGCGGCGGCCGGCGCCTTCGGGGGCGTGATCTGCGCGGCTGTGGTCGCGGCGACGCCTGATTCTTTCGAAATAAACTGGAACTGA